The genomic DNA TAATCTTCAAACATCTCAGGATGTTATAAGGGACAGGAGACTATAGCGAGACTCATAACATATGATGGAATCAAGCAAAGGTTTAAGGTTATGTGGACTTAATCTCTCTGCACCAGCAGAACCCGGCAGCACCATCACAGTCAATGGGAAAAAGGGTTTGAGCGTTTGTGTGCATACCTtagtagataaaaaaataacaagaaaagcCAAATTTTGTGTTGCTATTCTTTAACTAGTGTATAAACGTTATTTTCAGGTCGGGAAACTAACAAGCTACACTATGGTAAGAAACGGGTCTGGCCATTTTGGGTTAGGCTACATCAAGAAACAAGAGCATCGTGGAGCTTTTTGTTTAGTCAGCCAATTTATTTACACATATTTAGCTCTTTCAACTTGTTTGGTTTCTGCACTTGTTCTCTATGGGCTTTTTGATCTTATGCTTAGTTAAAAAAACCTCTTTGTTCTTCCCtcaaattattataacttttatatGAAGGTTAACATAAAAGCCTTTTTTTTACATTAGCTATTACATGAAATCATGCACACATAGAGGTGTGGGGGCTATGACTCTAATTGGACCAGTTCTGACTTCTGAGTCAACCATTATTAAAATGACAATTAGAATGAGAAATCTCTCAACACACATTATTAATTTTGGACCATTTAATCACCATGTATTAGTTATATAGACATGACATAatcataacaaagaaaaaaagttacttGGGGTTGATCTTGTATCGCTGTCATTTGCCAAACCAATGAAAAAAGAGAGGGGCCAGGTTTTCAGAAACGATCCTTGGCTCAGTCTCCTAATGAAACCAACCAAAcccacaaaaaccaaaacgtgGTCATGGATTCGCCACCGTTGAAGAAGCGAGAACGGCGTCGAACGGACTTGTGTTATGTATGAACTGCTGGTTGGTTTATGAAATGATGTATATCTTTAAGAATGTTTATTATCTATAaattgaatcaatgttttacaAATTAAGCTGGTTCCACCAAATGTAAATAGCCTCATACAATTGCATAACATAAGAGtcataacattgaatattataGCATCGGAAAAAACAATAGATCATAGCAGATATAGAAGTTTGTTTGATTTGCAACAGAGAAGGAGGGACtgagatttgtttggttgtaattaatagaattttagggTGAATGTAAGGTTTTATGTGCAACTATATCACTTAGGAACAATTGACAAAATTTCAGTATAAATTGAACTACTTGGTGCAACTGTACTAGAGctcttaaaataaatttaaatatggaTCAtgtgaaaacgaaaaaaaagatagattttTGGCGACGGGATATTCAATTAAAATCAGGTATAGTCTAATAGTGTTTCATCAAGTGATAAAGATTCTGTTAGTTAGTAACTAAACGTTGATCAACGCTACCAACGTACGTTTAAACCAGGTTCCTGCAAAGGAAACTGCAGTTTCAAGGATAGATACTACTAGTCAGAAAAATAGCAGGTATTGAAACTCACTTTACTCATGCATCACCATTCTAGAACTTTTCTATGTCTTGTTTTGAGTCCTAAATTTGTGTTCTTGTCCTGAAACAGACTTGCAAAATCAGATCGCATGGAGAGAAAAGATTCCAACTCTCACTGTTCTTCATCTTTTGTATCAAAAAGCAACGGGACAACAGAGAAACAGAAGGAGGTAACATGTTGATGACCATGACCATACCAAACTGTCTCCACCTTTTTCCTCTTATATAATAACGCGACGGTTTAACAATTCCTTGACAgctaatatttctttttcaaattcagCCTTCCAGGTTTAACTCAAGATCTGTAGAGAGGATACACTTACATGCCAAACCAAAGGTATTTACTCATGAGGAAGTTTCTAGCTTTTTTAAGCCTCCCAAGAAAACCTTATTGCAGTACTTTTCATTACTGTTGTGTATGATCTCTGAGCATTACTGTCTAATATCAGACTGAAGCAACAAATGCTAAAACTCGTATTTCCGGTTAgcctataatataaattattaattagcagtTGGCCACAAGATTTATTAGTACAAGGTTTCCataacacaatgttcataaaaacttgggtttcacctcttttgcttcatttgaggtgatcacttactaagtcttccttatactataaagagtgttttatgtgaaaacgatagTATGTATTAGAAAGTGATTAATTCTTGTATTGTTCATTAAACATGGTTCTTTAATAGTTTAATATGTAATGAAATTcgtataaaccttaattatcattttcatattttaaatataaatgcaaatctaaatatatatttagttttacctagttgaactgagtattatatatttatgttatctaaatattaccctctatagttaaaatgtaattttctgtggttattattcattatctctcagaaatataataaataaataaacaattacgaattgcataggttgttctagtaacatctcttactttttctagtaacatctcttacttgttccatttccggtgaacaaTTAGCTAgggttgcagaagaagatatgttgaagatgactacaaaattacaataatatcgttcattaaaacggatttatggacgtacactaagcaaaagaacgttatgtacgtacactaatctcaagaacGTTATGTGCGTatgcgttcatatgtacgtacacgtctatatgtacgtacacgttcgattttaggtttaatgaacccgaaattaccagaatatcctcgtcttctacctctaacatacgactgaaaaccctaattttccctgcctcactttattttttcacgacttatgtctatttttttggtttcacttgtgggttttttactcaactattatagattttcatctcaacatctgatttctaaattaaaaacctataaaaagtgagttatatagattttcgaAAAGATATctagctcttccatggatgaacccagaggaaagattaacgaaacagagtaggaaaaagacgtttgctccggccgacaaacagaatacgattgatgaatctgctacaaacgttattacatgaacaccatagatcggaagaacagcaaacgtgtttagatctacctccaataagtctatcgcaacgctagactgtctttgacagctcaaacaaattcgtgttattctggtaagactttacagctgtcaaaaatgcttactaaatctaccacggacaagaaACCTACCATCACACtccgaaaactatttcaaaaaaacaaacaagtataccaaaaatatctgaaacgagagaaggctgtcgaataaatctgtcgcaacaggccattagtctaccataaatatcttttgggtcatattgactgttgaaggtgtacatcagatatttttggtacacttagtttttgatacacatatacgtccaccgataagtgtaccaacactacaactaagtgtaccatctacgtcGACGGCAAAGTGTACcagcactacaactaagtgtaccaaaaatatctgacgtacacctttaatcagtccacgtgtataaatctaccatcaaaagatcggtagacttagtcccaacttccaatgttttttttttttttctaatggcattagccgtaattacgttttttcccaacactagtttcaggggtagtataggtacaatgtgttagtctagtaattacaaacaattgtatgttacttttgtaataaggaagcttttatgcaatattctaatAACTCACCCTTATAATTTattagggagaagaagaagaaacagaaagtaATTGGACAAATAAATGTGCATATGATGCAATATCCCAAACGTTGTCGTTTTGCTTGGCCGGGAGAGatctgttcttttgtttttttccttactctaaaataataattagaggaaaacaaaataattaaagagtgacgaagagaaagagaacaaacgAGATGCACGTGATGCGAGGGTGTCTTGGATTTTGATTAGAGCTGTTCTTTTGTCTTGTTGCTTACAGGCTTCTCTTCGTCTTTATTATCAACAACTATGTAATTAAAATCTTTCATTTCTTAGATTCATGTAAGcaatgctttaaaaaaaaatattctccatTTTATAATTGTACAAGTTTTGTTTTCACCATAAGTTTAATTTGGACGTTAGTTAGCTAGATTTTAATTgtattataatatgtatatacgGAATTTATATGCTCATCACAAGTTTATGTTGCATTGATGTGAGACTATCATTATTTAaccatgtttcttttgtttctggtTAATTTAACAAAGTTATGCTTAATTAGCTGGTAATATACAGAAAAATTCAcgcaatatatttatatatatgtaatatatatattgtttaatctCCACAAATGACAAAAGTTTACTCAAAAAGGTATATAAGCATTGTTGTGTTAAGTAACTTAAGTCGTGTTGCAAAGGACCGAAGTTAGGGTGAACAAAaaggtctatatatatatttttgacattcatatatatataagcatttttttgtttcacacatctCGTATCAATTATTTTAGTCGTTTGATTCCCACGATcgtacaaaattttaatatttctaaaatGTTTTCGaaatttaaaaactgttttaaaaaaataaatataataggaAAATAAACTCAATAATGAGTTGTAAATTGTGCAAGAAAACACATACAAGTGTCTGCTACATGTATATCTAGAATGCCAAACTGGTAAGATTCAAAGGATGATGAGCattattagggtttttggttCTTATGTTtgcaagaaacagaacattCTTGGGTAGGTTTTGGTGGcctatgtgttttgttttcttatgatGACTCTTACTACACTACATGTTGTTGATGTTATGATGCACGAATTTTATGTCTTTAATCTTGAGTTACTGGTTAATGACACTTGATGTGTACTTTGTTCTTGGATTTTTCTTACTCTATTTGTCAACTTCCTCCAATCAAATCCCCTCCGAAAAATTATGACACGTAGATAGGACTGACTGAACAAGTTCTGTCCCGTTCCCCTCTGATTTGGTGACAATTATGTGTTTCAATCAAAATCCGCGGTTTCTTTAAACGGAAAAATCCATGGAAATTAaccattaaaattataatttaaaatgaaaataaatatttattagcTTTATGATTGTAAAAATTAACtggaatattttaaattataatttagtaatagctttatgttatatttctgcctcttaattttttttaaaagaatattaaacACATTTGGAACATGATTTTAGTTGCGAAAATTCTTGTTCCGAATTTGAAATGGAAAtaacatacagtatatagaTCAAAGAAACCGTCTCGTTCCCATATATTTACGTCATGAAATCCCGTTTCTACCACACCGTCACGCGTATTCAACTTATCGAGCATTCATATTATATGCCATGGTCtaaaatttgaaacaatataaaaacGTTATAAACTTCGAAATCCAATTTAATGGATTTACACCATTAGAACAAAGGACACAaagtagccaaaaaaaaaaaaaaggacaaaagagtTTAGATAGGAATTTGGTTTCTTAGATGGGGTTTTTCTTGTTGCTAATCACCCAATTTGAAAAGGAATCGAGAGTATTCACATCCGCTCTGTAATGTTTTTGGGTAAACTCAAGGAACATAGACCAAGTGAAGTCAGggtattttcttgttttcatctTCTCCAAGATCTCACTTGGTGGTCTCACCACTTTGTCTTTCTTCGGACACAAGAAAAATGCCATCGATTTCCTCGCGCATTCTCTATTCACAACCGCTCTATGCAAACAACTCTTGAATATCCCGTTCGATAGAGCCTATACAAAACCAAAGTTTAATCAATCATTTGTGTATTGAGGTAACCATAATGtctattactatatatatatagttatctATTAATTACCATGAAAGTGTCACCGATATTGACAACGAAAGCCTTGGGATTGGGGAGAATGGACCGCCATTGATTGTCAACAAAGACTTGAAGGCCATTGACTTGGTCTTGATGTAGGATGGTTAAAGAGCTTGGATCACAATGAGGTCCTGTACCTAACGTGAGATCTGGTGTTTGGCATGGAGGATAATGATTTAGCCTCATTATCGAATCATTCTCTTCAAAAAACCCTCGGAAGTAGTCTCCGTTTACGCCTAAACTTAGCCCCAAAAGCTCCATGATCTTGAGTGATAGGGAACTCATTGCTTCACAGTAGTCTTGATACACCTTCCTGTGAACAAAACCGGGAAAATCATTAGCTAAACCGGTCAAATTGATTCCGGTATGAGAAAACCggtttatttaaaataagactagataacagagaaaacaagggtttgctctgttctgttttgtggttcttgttctgttttaaaAGACACGTACCCAAAGTGTTCGAACTCTTGTCCTAATGTATCGGAGAAGTAATTTTGAACGGTTCTCGAGCCACTATTCTCGTTGGAGAATCGGAAAGAGAGAGTCTCCTTCCATGGGAGCTTGGTGGAGAATCTTCCGGTGAAGCTACTTGCGTAGCCACAGCTCTCACCGGGTTTTCTCTGAGCTCTCTGTTTTCCGGAGAGAGGCATGTCGAAGAAACGTTCCATCAAACGTTGAGCTTCGGATATGAGTGACTCGCTGACGCCATGATTGACGACGAGGAAGAAGCCGTGTTTGGTGCAAGCTTCTGCGATGAGTCTAGAAGCTTCAAGAGTAGAGTCTTGCCTTGAGAGATCGATGAAAGGGACGTTGAGCTCGGGGATATCAATGGAAGGTTTCTCTTCGTCAGGCCAAATGAATTGGTTTGGGATTTGGGTTTgaaggttaagaagagaagGGTTGAAGATTAATGGAGGAGTTTGGTCGTTTTCAAGATCTTGTTTTGGTTCGTGTTCTTTCTCTGCCggagatgttgttgttgttgtgcaaaGTATtgccatttcttttctttttttttcttggagagtttttgggtttttgttttgtcttgttcAAAGTGAGTGTTGTTGAGGAGATGGGGGAACAAAGGGTCCTTTAAGTCTTTATATAAGCAAGCTTCAAGTCATGTTAGTGtacatttgtttggtttttttatctttcttataataattgttttttttttctcatatattttgttttgaaaggcTTTGCCACATGGGATTTCATACTAATCTCTTTATAAGGTGAATATAATAGTagtgtaaaaaaacaaaattgcgTATACTGAACAAAATGTTTTGGTCTTTAATCAAAAGGACAAAAAGAACTAGACGACAATTAAATCCTAACTTAAATGCGTATTTGTTTCATGTGCTTGGTATTCATGCATGTTGGATTCAATCTTGATCTTATAAAATACATTCTTATCGGAATCTTGCAATCATTTCATGTAGATATTGTAATCAAAATAGCTACATGTGTGTAGCTAGACTATACCACAAAAGTTTTAGAATGTATAAGCGTAAGAccttaataattatttttaaaaacaagaattttTCATCTATAACATCctaaaaatttcttttatgtACATTCTACAATGTAATACAAACTGAACTTTTTATGATCAAACATTTAATTCACTGTAAAAGAAAAATCGTATTTGACCACTATAGATGTCACAAAGACAGATACATCCTCTTAGAATCAAATTTGGCTTCGGTCCAAGAAACAAATTGCCATGGAGATAGGGACTAACTGGGTATTAAAATCACATCAAAACTGTATTGTTTATAAGCAAgcaaaatttatgaaatcaatGGATACTTTTGTTGGTGTCTGTTTTTATAGTTGGCAGGAAGAAGAGGTTCCCGAGGTTATGTTTTGGCTCTATTTGGAGAAGTGTTGGTTCCATTTacttatttactttttctcGTCTTACAtagtttttgaatatattattcttttttactttagttttcttggtttgtttgtCGAGTTTTTATTGGATGTcgaagagaaaatgaaataggAGAAAGTGCATTTGTATCTTTAGACTTTGGATCCAAACACAAGTAATAACTTTGGGCTGCTCTTATTACACTTAAATGGTAAGATATGGGGTCGATTTTGCAAACCCCACAACCTGCAGGATCTCTTGTAATTATGCCCAAATCATTCATGGTTGGTTCNTGCTGCGCTGcaacctccatcatctgcctcctCTTAGGACAGTAAGGCCTGATATGCCCTTCCTCCCCGCAATGATAACACACTCGACGGTANTGTTCGTAACTAATTCCTAACTTTTTCATCAAAATTGAAAGATTATAAGggaaaaacaaatacagtatgttattataatataatcgttacttttgcacttttataatgtgtctttttcttttccattttatcatcatcttctagCCTTTTCATATTACTAT from Camelina sativa cultivar DH55 chromosome 2, Cs, whole genome shotgun sequence includes the following:
- the LOC104726698 gene encoding gibberellin 20 oxidase 2 — protein: MAILCTTTTTSPAEKEHEPKQDLENDQTPPLIFNPSLLNLQTQIPNQFIWPDEEKPSIDIPELNVPFIDLSRQDSTLEASRLIAEACTKHGFFLVVNHGVSESLISEAQRLMERFFDMPLSGKQRAQRKPGESCGYASSFTGRFSTKLPWKETLSFRFSNENSGSRTVQNYFSDTLGQEFEHFGKVYQDYCEAMSSLSLKIMELLGLSLGVNGDYFRGFFEENDSIMRLNHYPPCQTPDLTLGTGPHCDPSSLTILHQDQVNGLQVFVDNQWRSILPNPKAFVVNIGDTFMALSNGIFKSCLHRAVVNRECARKSMAFFLCPKKDKVVRPPSEILEKMKTRKYPDFTWSMFLEFTQKHYRADVNTLDSFSNWVISNKKNPI